Within Caulobacter segnis, the genomic segment GAGTATGGCCTGGACATCTATCCGGACGATCCTTCGGTCTCGAGCCCGCGCTTCGTGGCCGGTACGCAGGTCGTGAAGGGTGACACCGTCCAGGCCGGGACCATCGACAACGTCCGCTGGATGGCCTCGCAGGAGATCAGCCTCAACCGCCACGACCTGGTCGCCGTCGGCGCGCACGGGCGTTGGGTGCGAGGACCTTGGACGCTGGACGGCGACTGGGGCTATTCGCGAGCGCGCAGCTATCACCCCGACGGCCGGGGCACGGTGCGGGCGCGCGTGGCCTTATTCGCGCCGCTGACCTACGACTTCAGCCACGGCCTGGCCGGCGGGCCGGACCTGCGGACCCCCGTCGACTACGCCGACCCGGCCAACTATGTCGGCCAGTCGTTCGACTACACCTTCAAGGACTCCCGCGACGTCGACGAGACGGTCAAGCTGGACCTTCTGCGGCCCATCGGCGCCTTCGATCTGCGGCTGGGAGCCGAGAGCCATCGGCGCTCCCGCGATTATCGCCGGCGCGACTGGACACTCGACACCCTGGTCGGCCAGCCACTGACGGATCTGGGTCCGTCCGTCTACGGAGAGACGCCGTTCTCGAACTTCCTGTCGGGCGTCGACGCCGATCTGCCCCGACGCTGGGTCGCGCCCAACGCCAAGGCCTTCTACGACCTGCTCTACACCCCGGTCGTCGCCGCCCGGCCGCCGACGGCGGCGGATCTGCGCAACTCGTTCGTGGTCGAGGAGAAGATTCGCTCGGCCTATGCGCGGCTGGACTTCCAGGGCAGCGCGTTCGGCCTGCCGATCGACGGCAACATGGGCCTGCGCTACGCGGCCACGCGGCAAGTGTCCAAGGGCGTGCTGTCCAGCGGCTCCGATCCGCTGCCGGCCCAATGGCGCAAGGCCTATGGCGACTGGCTGCCCAGCATCAATCTGAAGGTCGCGCTGCGCCCGCGGCTCTATCTGCGCCTGGCCGCCTCGCGGGTGGTCAGCCGGCCCAACGTGGTCGACAACGCCCCGCGCATCACGATCGCCCGCGACACCCCGACGGCCAACGGCGGCAATCCCGAACTCGATCCGTTCCTGGCCACCCAGCTGGACGCCTCGGTCGAGTGGTACGCGCCGACCGGCGGCGCCTTGAGCCTGGCGGCGTTCGATCGGCGGCTGGACGACTACATCACCGCCCAGAACACCTTCATCGAGGTTCCGGGGCGCGGCCAGGTGCTGCTGTCGACCAACGTCAACGGCGGCCAGGCCCGCATCCAGGGACTGGAGCTGACCGTCGCCTACGTATTCCGCGACCTGCCCGCGCCGTTCGACGGTCTGGGCGTGCAAGGGGCGGCGACGCTGGTGCGCAGCCAGGCCAACTATTTCGCCGGCGACCGGACCATTCGCAACGCTCTGCTGGGTCTGTCGCGCGCCACCTACAGCGCGGTGGTGTTCTACGAGAAGGGCCGGGGCTCGGTGCGCCTGGGCTACAACTGGCGCGGCCCTTACCTGACCTCGATCGGCAGCTCGATCACCGCCCCGGCGACCACGGCCGCGTTCGGCTCGCTGGACGGCGCGGCCTCGTGGCGGATCGACCGCCGCGCCACCCTTTCCCTGGAGGGCGTCAACCTGACCGACGCCCGCCGTTACGTCTATGGCGAGAGCCGCGACCAGCCGATGGAGATCCATCACTGGGGCCGGTACCTGTCCGCGAGGATGAGATGGGCGTTCTGACCTTCCGTGGCGCGGCGGGAACCCGCGCCGACCTGCCCGACGGGCCCAGCGAGGCGGTGGAGGCCAATCCGCCGATGGAGGCGCCGCGCTTCGAGGCGCTGGTGTCACGCTACCGTCGCCCGCTGCTGCGCTTCTTCCAGCGCCGGTCGGTCGGGGTCGAGGACGCCGAGGACCTGACGCAGGAGGTCTTCATGCGGCTGTCGCAGCGGTTCTCGCGCCTGCACTGGGGCAATCCGGACGGCTTGGTGTTCACGGTGGCCTCCAACGCCCTGGTCGATCACGCGCGTCAGCAGCGGTCGCGCCAGCGTGGCCGCCATGTCGAGGTCGATCCGGCCCTGCCCGCCGACGAGCCGACGGCCGAGGCGACCCTGGCCGGACGCGAGCGCCTGGCCCGGCTGGTGGCGGCCCTGGACGACCTGCACCCCAACGCCCGCGCCGTCTTCGTGCTGTGCCGCTTCGAAAACCTGACCCAGGCCGAGGTGGCGGCGCGGCTGAACTTGTCGATCAGCGCCGTCGAGAAGCATATGATGAACGCCCTGGCGCGTCTGCGCGAAGCGATCGAGGTTTCGCATGACGCCTAGAGACGAGATGGATCCCCGCCGCCTGCTGGCGGCCAGCCTGACGCGTTCGCTGACGATGGCCGAGCGGGCCGCGCTGGACGTCTGGGAGGCGGGGTCCGCCGAGGCCCGCGAGGAGATCGCGCGCACCCGCGAGGTGTGGCTGGCCATGGGCCTGGCCGCGGACGATCCGGCCGTGCGCGCCCTGCGCCGAAGCGTCGGTCGCAAGGCCTGGCCTGAGCGCCGTCCGCTGCTGGCCGGGCTTGGCCTGCTGGCGGCCGCCCTGGTCGTGGGCGTGGCGCTGCGGGCCCAGCCCCAGGTCGAGACCTACGCCGCGTCCGAACACGCCGCCGCGCGCCTGACCCTGGCCGACGGCAGCCACGTCGTGCTCAGCCCTGGCGGTCGCCTCACGACCCGCTTCTCGCGGAGCGCGCGCGACGTGTCGCTGCAGGCCGGCGACGGCTTCTTCGAGGTGACCCACGACAAGAGCCGGCCGTTCGCGGTCGCCGCGTCGGGCCGGACGCTGACGGTGCTGGGCACCCGCTTCAACGTGGCGGGCGGCGAGCGGCT encodes:
- a CDS encoding TonB-dependent receptor, giving the protein MPPSDILHALVLMLAAVPATARAVERPPATLAESVMALAAERNLVIAFDTATLAGLPGRVAPRGLSPRQTIETLVAGTPVSVREVKRGVFVLLAGGPKTVATPPPPSAPEAPALVEPVTINAAYARSLDRSLALKRKAAYGLDAVSAEDIARLPAFNAAEALQLAPGVSLERHRGVGLYVSVRGLGPQFQNVLLNGRPIALNDLVENGGFRGRQFRFEVLPADVIDQIEVVKTTTADMDEGALGGDIDVRTFKPLDRGRRSVLSVRASEGRTDKVDPSVSGVWSWVDASGRLGVLAGGVVERRRIRNDRLYQTGWNLDRFTSVLGPGLYTPTRTRPTVELEDRRMASGDFTVQWRPTNDLSLDFDLLATRLDAHYDEYGLDIYPDDPSVSSPRFVAGTQVVKGDTVQAGTIDNVRWMASQEISLNRHDLVAVGAHGRWVRGPWTLDGDWGYSRARSYHPDGRGTVRARVALFAPLTYDFSHGLAGGPDLRTPVDYADPANYVGQSFDYTFKDSRDVDETVKLDLLRPIGAFDLRLGAESHRRSRDYRRRDWTLDTLVGQPLTDLGPSVYGETPFSNFLSGVDADLPRRWVAPNAKAFYDLLYTPVVAARPPTAADLRNSFVVEEKIRSAYARLDFQGSAFGLPIDGNMGLRYAATRQVSKGVLSSGSDPLPAQWRKAYGDWLPSINLKVALRPRLYLRLAASRVVSRPNVVDNAPRITIARDTPTANGGNPELDPFLATQLDASVEWYAPTGGALSLAAFDRRLDDYITAQNTFIEVPGRGQVLLSTNVNGGQARIQGLELTVAYVFRDLPAPFDGLGVQGAATLVRSQANYFAGDRTIRNALLGLSRATYSAVVFYEKGRGSVRLGYNWRGPYLTSIGSSITAPATTAAFGSLDGAASWRIDRRATLSLEGVNLTDARRYVYGESRDQPMEIHHWGRYLSARMRWAF
- a CDS encoding RNA polymerase sigma factor; translated protein: MGVLTFRGAAGTRADLPDGPSEAVEANPPMEAPRFEALVSRYRRPLLRFFQRRSVGVEDAEDLTQEVFMRLSQRFSRLHWGNPDGLVFTVASNALVDHARQQRSRQRGRHVEVDPALPADEPTAEATLAGRERLARLVAALDDLHPNARAVFVLCRFENLTQAEVAARLNLSISAVEKHMMNALARLREAIEVSHDA
- a CDS encoding FecR family protein; translation: MTPRDEMDPRRLLAASLTRSLTMAERAALDVWEAGSAEAREEIARTREVWLAMGLAADDPAVRALRRSVGRKAWPERRPLLAGLGLLAAALVVGVALRAQPQVETYAASEHAAARLTLADGSHVVLSPGGRLTTRFSRSARDVSLQAGDGFFEVTHDKSRPFAVAASGRTLTVLGTRFNVAGGERLTVSLVQGSLRVSQPGAPSVLLVPGQRYVGAAGVGGAARTGDVGSDAAWTEGRVVLADASLVQAAERLSRASGRRVQLTDPSLARLRVSGSLPIGRMDDVGAALEALLPVRARITAEGDLIVSPATRSSAKSSGLG